In Candidatus Binataceae bacterium, a single genomic region encodes these proteins:
- the glyA gene encoding serine hydroxymethyltransferase: MDQLERTDPEIFRLIKQEELYQTESVRLIPSENYVSAAVLEATGSVLTNKYSEGYAGRRYYEGQRYIDQVESLVIGRAKNLFGAEHANVQPYSGSPANLAIYFALLKPGEGLMGLALPHGGHLTHGWNVSITGSFWRPIHYVVDRESQRIDYDAVRELARKERPRIIVTGATAYPRQFDFKIFSEIAKEVDAYLLADISHIAGLIVAGVHPDPVPYADAVMTTTHKTLRGPRGAMILCRNAIAEKIDKAVFPGLQGGPHNHTTAGIGVALKEAATPEFKQYGRQIVSNAKALAAGLLEEGFNLVSGGTDNHLILVDLTNKKVIGKKAAQALDRAGINCNYNTVPYDPRKPFSPSGIRLGTPAVTSRGMKEPEMRQIAAWMGQVMTQIDDPATLERIAGEVREFCRSFPTPGILTH, from the coding sequence GTGGATCAGCTCGAGCGCACCGACCCGGAAATCTTTCGCCTGATTAAGCAGGAGGAGCTGTACCAGACCGAATCGGTGCGGCTGATTCCGTCGGAGAACTACGTCTCGGCGGCGGTCCTCGAAGCGACCGGGTCGGTGCTCACCAACAAGTACTCCGAGGGCTACGCCGGGCGGCGCTACTACGAGGGCCAGCGCTATATCGATCAGGTAGAGAGCCTGGTGATCGGGCGGGCCAAAAACCTGTTCGGGGCCGAGCACGCGAACGTACAGCCTTATTCAGGCTCGCCGGCGAATCTGGCGATCTACTTCGCCCTGCTCAAGCCCGGCGAGGGGTTGATGGGCCTGGCGCTGCCGCACGGCGGCCACCTGACGCATGGATGGAACGTCAGCATCACGGGCAGTTTCTGGCGTCCGATCCACTACGTGGTCGATCGCGAGTCCCAGCGGATCGATTACGATGCCGTCCGCGAGCTGGCGCGCAAGGAGCGGCCGCGGATTATCGTGACTGGGGCGACGGCCTATCCGCGGCAATTCGACTTCAAGATTTTCAGCGAGATCGCCAAAGAAGTTGACGCCTACTTGCTGGCGGACATCTCGCACATCGCCGGGCTGATCGTCGCGGGCGTTCATCCGGATCCGGTTCCTTACGCCGACGCGGTGATGACGACGACGCACAAGACGCTGCGCGGTCCGCGCGGAGCGATGATTCTGTGCCGTAATGCGATCGCCGAGAAGATCGACAAGGCGGTCTTTCCGGGACTGCAGGGCGGACCGCACAACCATACGACGGCGGGAATCGGAGTGGCGCTCAAAGAGGCGGCGACGCCGGAGTTCAAGCAGTACGGACGTCAGATCGTGAGCAACGCCAAGGCGCTGGCGGCGGGACTGCTCGAAGAGGGCTTCAATCTGGTCTCGGGCGGCACCGACAACCATCTGATTCTGGTCGATCTAACTAATAAAAAAGTTATCGGCAAGAAGGCGGCGCAGGCGCTCGATCGTGCGGGGATCAACTGCAATTACAACACCGTGCCATATGATCCGCGCAAGCCCTTTTCGCCGAGCGGCATCCGGTTAGGCACGCCAGCGGTGACCTCGCGCGGGATGAAGGAGCCGGAAATGCGGCAGATCGCCGCGTGGATGGGTCAGGTGATGACGCAAATTGACGACCCGGCGACGCTCGAGCGGATCGCGGGCGAAGTTCGCGAGTTCTGCCGGAGCTTCCCGACACCCGGGATTTTGACACACTAG
- the thiO gene encoding glycine oxidase ThiO, whose amino-acid sequence MKAIIIGGGIIGSSIAWRLAREAVTVTLLERGRAGQEASWAAAGMIAPQAEAQGPGAFFDLCVKAREVFAGTVEALRQESGIDPEYDDAGILYVAFDAAEQAELKERARWQSRAGGVAEELSGDEARRLEPELSAEVVYAVHLPNDRRTDNRQLTRAYAAAAVARGATIREGARVEAIITKDARASGVRLHGGEELAADVVINAAGAWAGELRGLGQDRVAIAPIRGQMLCFESLRALAGPAIFSMHGYLVPRRDGRLLAGSTMEEAGYDKRVTLEGIEKISRGARKMMPSLGGMAFREAWAGLRPATRDLMPVLGASPSVAGVFYAAGHFRSGILLSALTGEILADLIHQRTPAIDLKPFSPVRFSAPNQARVMGLVRDMLFRSRIDAAAKVLGVKVAYASTLEQARARYAEIRPAIVFADLSDANFPAAATAAAIKHDGGVGARLVGFAAHVDLKSLASAREAGFDLTLSRSEFTARLKELLR is encoded by the coding sequence ATGAAAGCCATCATTATCGGCGGCGGGATTATCGGCAGTAGCATCGCGTGGCGCCTGGCGCGCGAGGCTGTGACAGTTACCCTTCTGGAGCGCGGCCGCGCCGGGCAGGAAGCCTCGTGGGCGGCGGCCGGGATGATCGCGCCGCAAGCGGAGGCGCAGGGCCCGGGAGCTTTTTTCGACCTTTGCGTCAAGGCGCGCGAGGTTTTCGCCGGGACGGTAGAGGCGCTGCGGCAGGAATCGGGAATCGATCCCGAGTATGACGACGCGGGAATTCTCTACGTCGCCTTCGACGCCGCGGAGCAGGCCGAACTAAAAGAGCGGGCGCGCTGGCAGAGCCGCGCCGGCGGCGTGGCCGAGGAACTCTCCGGCGATGAGGCGCGCCGACTTGAGCCCGAGCTCTCCGCCGAGGTGGTCTACGCGGTGCACCTGCCGAACGATCGGCGCACGGATAATCGCCAATTGACGCGCGCCTATGCGGCGGCGGCGGTGGCGCGCGGGGCAACGATTCGTGAGGGCGCCCGCGTCGAAGCGATCATAACTAAAGACGCTCGCGCCAGCGGAGTCCGGCTGCACGGCGGCGAGGAGCTCGCGGCTGACGTGGTGATCAACGCGGCGGGCGCCTGGGCGGGCGAACTCCGCGGCCTCGGGCAGGATCGCGTTGCGATCGCGCCGATCCGCGGACAGATGCTCTGTTTTGAGAGTCTGCGCGCGCTCGCGGGACCGGCGATCTTCTCGATGCACGGCTACCTGGTGCCACGCCGTGACGGCCGCCTGCTTGCGGGCTCGACGATGGAGGAGGCCGGCTACGACAAGCGCGTGACGCTGGAAGGAATCGAAAAGATCTCACGCGGCGCGCGCAAAATGATGCCGTCGCTCGGCGGGATGGCGTTTCGCGAGGCTTGGGCCGGGCTGCGTCCGGCGACGCGCGACTTGATGCCGGTGCTGGGAGCGTCGCCGTCGGTCGCTGGGGTTTTTTACGCCGCCGGCCACTTCCGCAGCGGTATCCTGCTGTCGGCCTTGACCGGCGAAATCCTCGCCGATCTGATCCATCAGCGCACGCCTGCGATCGATCTCAAACCGTTCTCTCCGGTGCGTTTCTCTGCGCCCAACCAGGCGCGGGTGATGGGCCTGGTGCGCGACATGCTGTTCCGTTCGCGAATCGACGCCGCCGCAAAAGTGCTCGGGGTCAAGGTCGCGTACGCCTCGACGCTCGAGCAGGCGCGCGCGCGCTATGCCGAGATTCGGCCAGCGATAGTCTTCGCCGATCTGTCGGATGCAAACTTCCCCGCCGCGGCGACCGCCGCCGCGATCAAGCACGATGGCGGGGTTGGCGCGCGGCTCGTGGGCTTCGCCGCGCACGTCGATCTGAAATCGCTGGCCTCGGCGCGCGAGGCCGGCTTTGACCTCACACTGTCGCGCAGCGAGTTCACGGCGCGCCTCAAGGAGCTGCTGCGTTAG
- a CDS encoding single-stranded DNA-binding protein, which yields MNKAILVGNLGRDPEIRSTPSGQNVANFSIATTENFNDRSGAKQERTEWHRIVAWGKLADVCGQYLKKGRQVYVEGRITTRQYEAKDGSGKRYSTEIVAQTVQFLGGRAGAMDDAGGGAGGGFDAGPPPMDDEDIPF from the coding sequence GTGAACAAGGCAATTCTGGTGGGCAATCTCGGGCGCGATCCGGAGATTCGTTCCACGCCCTCCGGGCAAAACGTGGCAAATTTTTCGATCGCGACGACCGAGAACTTCAACGACCGCAGCGGGGCCAAGCAGGAGCGCACCGAGTGGCATCGGATCGTCGCGTGGGGCAAATTGGCCGACGTCTGCGGCCAGTATCTCAAGAAGGGGCGGCAAGTTTACGTCGAAGGGCGGATTACGACCCGTCAGTATGAGGCCAAAGACGGTAGCGGCAAACGCTATAGCACGGAGATTGTCGCGCAGACGGTCCAGTTCCTCGGCGGGCGCGCGGGTGCGATGGACGATGCGGGCGGCGGCGCGGGCGGGGGCTTCGATGCCGGTCCGCCGCCGATGGACGACGAAGACATTCCCTTCTAG
- a CDS encoding DUF309 domain-containing protein has protein sequence MRVMVKTEWSDDFERGVRLFNAGRFFECHEVWELIWKQAAGAEKTLLQALIQAAAALLHLERGNLRGAESTWAKARIKFQSLPPELIGLELEEFSSALARFFSAAREGHPRGEFPRLRLHES, from the coding sequence ATGCGCGTGATGGTAAAGACCGAATGGTCCGATGACTTCGAGCGCGGCGTGAGGTTGTTCAACGCCGGCCGCTTCTTTGAGTGCCATGAAGTCTGGGAACTGATCTGGAAGCAAGCGGCGGGCGCGGAAAAAACTTTGCTTCAGGCGTTGATTCAGGCGGCGGCAGCGCTGCTTCACCTCGAACGCGGGAATCTTCGCGGCGCCGAATCCACTTGGGCAAAAGCGCGGATCAAGTTTCAGTCGCTACCGCCAGAATTAATAGGCCTCGAATTGGAGGAGTTTTCTTCGGCGCTCGCTCGCTTTTTCAGCGCGGCGCGAGAAGGCCATCCGCGCGGTGAATTCCCGCGCCTACGACTCCACGAAAGCTAA
- a CDS encoding N-acyl homoserine lactonase family protein, translated as MTSANKLIALEGATISMSEAGLMIGGSDAMIDIPIPSFLVEHAKGLVLFDTGCAPEVAVDAEGWWGVATKFLKNIRFSKDQVVDQQVRLHGYKPADVKYVVVSHLHLDHSGGLKLFPDAQFLVMQGELPYAYWPEAKARNGFIFNDLAPTRGFAWRELAGDTDIFGDGSVMMLKTAGHTPGECSLQVRLKHESIVLTGDTIHIRPQLETLAAMHSDYDIAEASASIRRLRDLRDAGEARLWISHAPEDWAEYPRQME; from the coding sequence ATGACATCGGCAAATAAACTTATCGCGCTCGAGGGCGCGACGATCAGCATGAGCGAAGCGGGACTGATGATCGGTGGCAGCGACGCCATGATCGACATCCCGATCCCGTCTTTTCTGGTCGAGCACGCGAAGGGCCTGGTGCTGTTCGATACCGGCTGCGCGCCGGAGGTCGCAGTCGATGCGGAGGGCTGGTGGGGAGTCGCGACGAAGTTCCTCAAGAATATCCGCTTCAGCAAGGATCAGGTGGTGGATCAGCAGGTGCGGCTGCACGGCTATAAACCGGCAGACGTAAAATATGTCGTCGTGTCACATCTCCATCTGGATCATTCGGGCGGGCTCAAGCTGTTTCCGGATGCACAATTTCTCGTGATGCAAGGTGAGCTGCCCTATGCCTATTGGCCCGAGGCGAAGGCGCGCAACGGCTTTATCTTCAATGATTTGGCGCCGACGCGCGGCTTTGCCTGGCGCGAACTCGCGGGCGATACGGACATCTTTGGCGACGGCAGCGTCATGATGCTCAAGACCGCGGGCCACACGCCGGGCGAATGCTCGTTGCAGGTCCGGCTCAAGCACGAGAGCATCGTGCTGACGGGCGATACGATTCATATCCGTCCGCAGCTCGAGACGCTGGCGGCGATGCATAGCGATTACGATATTGCCGAGGCGAGCGCGTCGATTCGTCGGTTGCGCGATCTGCGCGACGCGGGCGAGGCGCGGCTGTGGATCAGTCACGCGCCTGAAGACTGGGCTGAGTATCCGCGGCAGATGGAGTAG